The following proteins are co-located in the Haloarcula marismortui ATCC 43049 genome:
- a CDS encoding DUF7521 family protein, giving the protein MNGDIPLIVIGFKTVTVLLGGLITYFAARAALTTRATGLTYLAVGFATITVGSLIAGVADQLFGLPTDAALIFENALTAVGFAVIAYSLYVTSRSTLVTR; this is encoded by the coding sequence ATGAACGGAGATATCCCACTCATCGTCATCGGATTCAAGACGGTAACAGTGTTACTTGGCGGGCTCATCACCTACTTCGCTGCTCGCGCAGCGTTGACAACGAGGGCGACCGGGCTCACGTATCTCGCCGTCGGATTCGCGACCATTACTGTCGGGTCGCTCATCGCTGGCGTCGCGGACCAGCTGTTCGGTTTACCCACCGATGCCGCACTGATTTTCGAGAACGCGCTCACCGCGGTCGGCTTCGCCGTCATCGCGTATTCGCTGTACGTCACCAGTCGCTCCACGCTGGTAACACGATAA
- a CDS encoding winged helix-turn-helix domain-containing protein, which yields MAYNDASETQALFDALADPDCRDILRVLDEPLPAKEVASVCDLPQTSTYRKLEQLSEAELVAEETEVRADGHHATAYIRDCDGVFVGIDADGAFEVDVLPAEERPSDRLALLWSRVSEEL from the coding sequence GTGGCATACAACGACGCGAGCGAGACACAGGCGCTGTTCGACGCCCTCGCCGACCCTGACTGTCGCGACATCCTCAGGGTGCTCGACGAGCCGTTGCCAGCCAAAGAGGTTGCCTCGGTCTGTGACCTGCCCCAGACAAGCACCTACCGGAAGCTCGAGCAGTTGAGCGAGGCCGAGCTGGTCGCTGAGGAAACAGAGGTGCGTGCCGACGGTCATCACGCGACGGCGTACATTCGGGACTGTGACGGGGTGTTCGTCGGGATCGACGCCGATGGCGCGTTCGAGGTCGACGTGCTGCCTGCCGAGGAGCGGCCAAGCGACCGGCTCGCACTCCTGTGGTCGCGCGTCAGCGAGGAACTATGA
- a CDS encoding halocyanin domain-containing protein, with product MSSGSSSEPAAETGTGTETATETATPTATPESTPESLDDWLDDANGYDGEPRRFGPESRPTVWVGQEMDGGLAFDPPVIEIPPMTTVRWDWTGHGGQQNIVALDGTFDSGRTNAQAGTMYHYFFEETGEYRYVSEPNRDGGMKGAIIVKEPPSSGNDTVDEWLAAASNFDGTIVDRTDTDTATVTAGVEGNGGKFAFGPPALKISTETTVRWEWTGEGGPHNIVSKGDGPLNSELVAEEGNTYEHTFAETGTYLYSCKPHKGLGMRGAVVVE from the coding sequence GTGTCCTCGGGAAGTAGTTCAGAACCAGCGGCCGAAACCGGAACCGGAACTGAAACCGCGACGGAAACTGCGACCCCAACCGCGACGCCTGAATCGACGCCCGAGTCGCTTGACGACTGGCTTGATGATGCCAACGGCTACGACGGCGAGCCCCGCAGGTTCGGCCCCGAGTCTCGGCCAACGGTCTGGGTTGGGCAGGAGATGGACGGCGGACTGGCGTTCGACCCGCCTGTCATTGAAATCCCACCGATGACGACAGTTCGGTGGGACTGGACTGGGCACGGCGGCCAGCAGAACATCGTCGCGCTTGATGGCACCTTCGACAGCGGCCGGACAAACGCGCAGGCCGGAACAATGTATCACTACTTTTTCGAGGAGACCGGCGAGTATCGCTACGTCTCCGAACCCAATCGTGACGGTGGCATGAAAGGTGCGATTATTGTGAAAGAGCCACCGTCTTCGGGTAACGACACTGTTGATGAATGGCTCGCAGCGGCGAGTAACTTCGACGGCACCATTGTCGACCGCACCGACACTGACACTGCAACTGTTACCGCCGGTGTGGAAGGGAATGGTGGGAAGTTCGCGTTCGGCCCCCCGGCGCTGAAGATCTCGACCGAGACGACCGTCCGCTGGGAGTGGACCGGCGAGGGAGGGCCACACAACATCGTCTCAAAAGGCGATGGCCCGCTCAACTCGGAACTCGTCGCCGAGGAAGGAAACACCTACGAGCACACCTTCGCGGAAACCGGGACCTACCTGTACTCCTGTAAACCGCATAAGGGCCTGGGGATGAGAGGCGCGGTCGTCGTGGAATAA
- a CDS encoding fumarylacetoacetate hydrolase family protein encodes MKRVRFRDTGGNVRGGRWTVEDGEPVVTAAAGPYGRIAFGDESYDPDEVDILPPCEPTKVVCIGRNYADHAEEMDSELPDRPMLFLKAPNAVASHGKHLTMPSGKERIDYEAELGVVIGEQCRNVSESGAMDVVAGYTCVNDISNRDDQRREQNWVRGKAFDNACPIGPLVATPEHVPEDASIELRLNGETKQSSSREHLIFSVPELIAEITSYMTLEPGDVIATGTPEGVGPMEDGDEVEVEIEGIGTLKHSVKIP; translated from the coding sequence ATGAAGCGCGTTCGATTCCGTGATACTGGGGGGAACGTTCGCGGCGGTCGCTGGACCGTCGAGGACGGCGAGCCCGTCGTCACCGCCGCCGCCGGACCGTACGGCCGTATTGCCTTTGGCGACGAGTCTTACGACCCCGACGAGGTGGACATCCTCCCGCCTTGCGAGCCGACGAAAGTCGTCTGTATCGGGCGCAACTACGCCGACCACGCCGAGGAGATGGACTCGGAGCTTCCGGACCGGCCGATGCTGTTTCTCAAAGCCCCGAACGCCGTCGCGTCCCACGGCAAGCACCTCACGATGCCCTCGGGGAAGGAACGCATCGACTACGAGGCTGAACTCGGCGTCGTCATCGGCGAGCAGTGTCGGAACGTCAGCGAATCGGGGGCGATGGACGTCGTCGCGGGCTACACCTGCGTCAACGACATCTCCAACCGTGACGACCAGCGACGGGAGCAGAACTGGGTCCGCGGGAAGGCCTTCGACAACGCGTGTCCAATCGGCCCGCTCGTGGCCACGCCAGAGCACGTTCCGGAAGACGCCAGTATCGAACTCCGTCTCAACGGCGAGACGAAGCAGTCCTCCTCCCGCGAGCACCTCATCTTCTCTGTCCCCGAACTAATCGCCGAAATAACGTCGTACATGACGCTGGAACCGGGCGATGTCATCGCCACGGGGACCCCTGAAGGGGTCGGACCGATGGAAGACGGCGACGAAGTCGAAGTCGAAATCGAAGGTATCGGCACGCTCAAACACAGCGTCAAGATTCCGTAG
- a CDS encoding prephenate dehydrogenase/arogenate dehydrogenase family protein yields MNVLVVGAGAMGQWFARTVRTHADAAVAFTDVDQSAAEAAANAVGGRAVASDAAETFDVVCIAVPMPVAETAIDEFAPCATDAIVDVTGSMAGPIAAMRDAMPDGQRLSLHPLFAPENAPGNVAVVADALGPDATAVVDAIAAAGNNCFETTVSEHDEAMETVQASAHAAVLAFAMAAADVPDQFQTPISAGLFDLVEQVTGGDSRVYADIQRTFDGADAVADAASELADADADTFERLYEQLS; encoded by the coding sequence ATGAACGTCCTCGTCGTTGGTGCCGGCGCGATGGGCCAGTGGTTCGCACGCACAGTCCGGACCCACGCCGACGCGGCCGTCGCCTTTACCGACGTCGACCAGTCGGCTGCTGAAGCTGCTGCAAACGCGGTCGGCGGGCGCGCTGTCGCCAGCGACGCGGCCGAGACTTTCGATGTTGTCTGTATCGCAGTGCCGATGCCTGTCGCCGAGACGGCTATCGACGAGTTCGCGCCGTGTGCCACGGACGCAATCGTTGACGTAACGGGGAGCATGGCAGGCCCCATCGCAGCAATGCGGGACGCGATGCCCGATGGCCAGCGACTCAGCCTGCACCCACTGTTTGCCCCCGAGAACGCGCCCGGCAACGTCGCTGTCGTCGCTGACGCGTTGGGACCCGATGCTACTGCCGTCGTCGACGCAATCGCTGCAGCCGGAAACAACTGCTTCGAGACGACGGTGTCGGAACACGACGAAGCCATGGAAACGGTACAGGCCAGCGCTCACGCCGCCGTACTCGCGTTCGCGATGGCCGCCGCGGACGTGCCCGACCAGTTTCAGACGCCGATTTCGGCCGGCCTGTTCGACCTTGTCGAGCAGGTGACCGGCGGCGACTCGCGGGTGTACGCCGATATCCAGCGGACATTCGACGGCGCGGACGCGGTCGCCGACGCCGCTAGCGAACTCGCCGACGCCGACGCAGATACTTTTGAGCGGCTCTACGAGCAACTCTCATGA